One segment of Thermosynechococcus sp. HN-54 DNA contains the following:
- the glgP gene encoding alpha-glucan family phosphorylase, translating into MKPIRTFNVRPHLPQRLEPLRELAYNLYWTWNTEAIALFRRLDPELWEQTNHNPVALLGRIRQDRLLDAAADNGFLAQMERVISQFQEYVQPVQTWYQQTRTDAPPGECIAYFSLEFGLTECLPIYSGGLGVLAGDHLKSASDLGLPLVGVGLLYQKGYFSQYLSADGWQQERYPSNDFYTLPLKLVTTPQGQEHRIRVDYPNREVQARVWQVQVGRVPLYLLDTNLPENSTYDQQITDYLYGGDMDMRIHQEMLLGIGGVRLLHSLGLRPTVYHMNEGHSAFLSLERIRQLITEEQLTYDEALQVVKASQLFTTHTPVPAGIDLFPADKVTYYVGHYAEAFNLSQQEFLSLGRVNPGAFQEPFSMANLAIHTASFVNGVSALHGEVSRQMFQGLWPNLPPTEVPITSITNGVHARSRVSEPLQYLLDIYLGPQWSDAPLADPLWSRVSSIPDEELWRIHEICRYQLVMFVRSRLQRMLAEQGASSAELAQAAEVLDPTALTIGFARRFATYKRATLFLRDVERLRRILLGSVPLKTGAKQRRPIVQFVIAGKAHPKDNPGKELIQEIIHFTRQEGMANHIAFIPDYDMHVAKMMVAGCDVWLNTPLRPQEASGTSGMKAAMNGLPNLSTLDGWWDEADYVKTGWAIGHGETYGDRHYQDLVEANALYERLERDVIPLFYDRDENGVPRGWVQKMKAALALNTPQFNTARMVREYAHRGYFPASDRYFILKENNYAAAKKLARWKAHIFEHWYSIQIISVETSAEHNLEVNEILDVKAVIALGALSPSDVQVILFQGRVNDAGTLEETCPTLMTFAGTTPEGHSLYTAEISYDSSGHQGIALQLLPRHAYLSHPYEMGLVLWA; encoded by the coding sequence ATGAAGCCCATCCGCACGTTTAACGTTCGTCCCCACTTGCCGCAACGTTTAGAACCCCTGCGGGAACTCGCCTACAACCTCTACTGGACCTGGAACACCGAGGCGATCGCCCTCTTTCGGCGGCTCGATCCAGAACTGTGGGAGCAAACCAACCACAATCCCGTTGCCCTGTTGGGACGTATTCGCCAAGATCGCCTCTTGGATGCCGCTGCCGACAATGGCTTTTTGGCTCAGATGGAACGGGTGATCAGCCAATTTCAAGAATATGTCCAGCCTGTGCAGACGTGGTATCAGCAAACGCGCACCGATGCGCCCCCCGGTGAGTGTATTGCCTATTTTTCGTTGGAATTTGGCCTGACGGAGTGCCTACCAATCTATTCTGGGGGCTTGGGGGTGTTGGCCGGGGATCATCTCAAATCTGCTAGTGACTTGGGACTCCCCTTAGTGGGCGTCGGGCTACTCTATCAAAAAGGTTATTTTTCGCAGTATCTCAGTGCCGATGGCTGGCAGCAAGAACGCTATCCCAGCAATGATTTTTATACCCTGCCCCTCAAGCTCGTCACGACTCCCCAAGGTCAAGAGCATCGGATTCGAGTGGACTACCCCAATCGAGAAGTCCAAGCACGGGTTTGGCAAGTTCAGGTGGGCCGGGTTCCCCTGTATCTTTTAGACACGAACTTGCCAGAAAACAGTACCTACGATCAGCAGATCACCGACTACCTCTACGGTGGGGACATGGACATGCGCATCCATCAAGAGATGTTGCTGGGGATTGGTGGGGTGCGTCTGCTCCACAGCTTGGGATTGCGGCCAACGGTTTATCACATGAATGAGGGACACTCCGCCTTTTTATCCCTAGAACGGATTCGCCAACTGATCACCGAAGAGCAGCTCACCTATGATGAAGCCCTTCAAGTGGTCAAGGCCAGTCAGTTGTTTACCACCCATACCCCCGTGCCAGCGGGAATTGATCTCTTCCCTGCCGATAAGGTGACGTACTATGTGGGTCACTATGCGGAGGCCTTTAACCTCTCGCAGCAGGAGTTTCTCTCCCTAGGCCGTGTCAATCCAGGGGCTTTTCAGGAACCCTTTAGCATGGCGAATTTGGCTATTCATACCGCCAGTTTTGTCAATGGGGTGAGCGCGCTCCATGGCGAAGTCTCCCGCCAAATGTTCCAAGGTCTGTGGCCGAATCTGCCGCCGACGGAGGTGCCGATTACCTCGATTACCAATGGCGTCCACGCCCGTAGTCGCGTTTCTGAACCATTGCAATACCTACTGGATATTTACCTTGGCCCGCAGTGGTCTGACGCTCCCTTGGCAGATCCCCTCTGGTCGCGGGTGAGCAGTATTCCCGATGAAGAACTCTGGCGTATCCATGAGATTTGTCGCTATCAGTTGGTGATGTTTGTGCGATCGCGCCTCCAACGCATGCTCGCCGAACAGGGTGCCTCCAGTGCTGAATTGGCACAAGCCGCAGAGGTACTGGATCCAACAGCCTTGACGATTGGTTTTGCCCGTCGCTTTGCCACCTATAAGCGGGCTACGCTCTTTCTGCGGGATGTGGAACGGCTGCGGCGGATTTTATTGGGATCCGTCCCGCTGAAAACAGGCGCCAAACAGCGGCGTCCCATTGTCCAATTTGTCATTGCGGGGAAGGCGCACCCCAAGGACAATCCCGGGAAGGAATTGATTCAGGAAATTATTCACTTTACCCGCCAAGAGGGCATGGCCAACCACATTGCCTTTATCCCGGACTACGATATGCACGTGGCGAAAATGATGGTGGCGGGCTGCGATGTCTGGCTCAATACCCCCCTGCGTCCCCAAGAGGCCTCCGGCACCAGTGGCATGAAGGCAGCCATGAATGGGCTACCCAATCTGAGTACGTTGGACGGTTGGTGGGATGAGGCAGACTACGTGAAAACGGGCTGGGCCATTGGCCATGGTGAAACCTATGGCGATCGCCACTATCAAGATTTAGTGGAAGCCAACGCCCTCTATGAACGGCTGGAGCGGGATGTCATTCCCCTATTTTACGATCGCGATGAAAATGGTGTGCCGCGTGGCTGGGTGCAAAAAATGAAGGCAGCCCTTGCTCTGAATACACCTCAGTTTAACACCGCGCGAATGGTGCGCGAGTATGCCCATCGGGGCTATTTCCCCGCCAGCGATCGCTACTTTATTCTCAAGGAAAATAACTATGCCGCAGCCAAGAAACTGGCGCGCTGGAAAGCCCATATCTTTGAACACTGGTACTCGATTCAGATCATCAGTGTTGAGACCTCTGCTGAGCACAACCTTGAAGTCAATGAAATTCTTGACGTGAAAGCGGTGATTGCCCTCGGCGCGCTCTCCCCCAGCGATGTACAGGTGATTTTGTTCCAAGGGCGGGTGAATGACGCCGGTACCCTAGAGGAGACCTGCCCCACCCTGATGACGTTTGCTGGCACGACCCCCGAAGGCCATAGCCTTTACACCGCTGAGATTAGCTATGACAGTAGCGGCCACCAAGGGATTGCCCTCCAGCTGCTACCACGCCACGCCTATTTGAGTCATCCCTATGAAATGGGACTGGTGTTGTGGGCTTAG
- a CDS encoding nucleotidyltransferase domain-containing protein, whose product MRLRLTDQQVQQICQTVAELVGTEAEVWLFGSRVDDRLKGGDVDLLIRLSQPVENPALVSARLSAKISRAMAGRKVDILLWAPNLQPQPIHDWAQQTGVRLRC is encoded by the coding sequence GTGAGGTTGCGATTAACGGATCAGCAAGTGCAGCAAATTTGCCAGACGGTGGCGGAGCTAGTGGGTACCGAGGCCGAGGTGTGGTTGTTTGGTTCGCGGGTGGACGATCGCCTGAAGGGGGGCGATGTGGATTTGTTGATCCGGCTCTCCCAACCCGTTGAGAATCCTGCCCTTGTCAGTGCTCGACTCAGTGCCAAAATCAGCCGCGCCATGGCGGGTCGGAAAGTGGATATTCTCCTCTGGGCACCCAATCTCCAGCCGCAGCCCATTCATGATTGGGCACAACAAACGGGAGTTCGCCTTCGATGTTGA
- a CDS encoding ATP-binding cassette domain-containing protein — protein MRSPAPQTVVDLPTVTLTLESRGQTLTYRLSQPEHRLGRDQQWADFVVPDEPPWLVISSRHAVFKQQGATYYLFDGDGNQRRSTNGTFYNRQRIGLEEGFALGETRRLEIGQDPANKVQLLVQIEFSGTGSPPPLPQQRRLVLKTLKEWPLTLGRQASNSYQHWQLDAPTVSLHHASIDRTSGGLYVLRDLGSSNGTYVNDKLLTAPHTLRNGDLIRIGPFVLLYRQETLEITDQGSHVRIDAWGLERWVKTPAGDRPLLADVCFVAEPKQLVGIVGGSGTGKSTLLKVLMGLAPVQKGQVLLNGLNLHRNIAAYRHQIGYVPQEDILHSRLTVEEVLNYAAQLRLPADTDAQTRKAAIQRVLEQVQLTGTEQQLVANLSGGQRKRVSIAVELLANPKLFFLDEPTSGLDPGLDFLLMQLLRELADQERTIVLVTHATSHVNLCDRLLVMGAGGRLCYFGPSDRALAFFSPSSDRPLQSVAEIYALLTPENSAQWSQKFRQSADYQHYLASYLSMGQHYERTSVLGGESRPSAEPPPQQPAPPHLYQWRVLCQRQWQLLWRDRLSLVLNLISVPIALLLTRFAIDRSPFLPQDPPGLLQAAQTLRILFVFTCACLWVGLSGWAQALITEVAIYRRERLANLSLWAYMAAKLTLGKGMALVQTLLITLVGLLAFGLPRGALLPWPVGFGITTFLTLVASLCLGLLISAAVNNSDQASKILPPLLLPQIIFAGVLFKLTGVATALSWLTIGRWTMGAYGALIDVNGMVPPPLDFGLFEPPPQPFDPTPVYAPTWGNLLLNWGMLILHSLIYTGVATYLQRRKG, from the coding sequence ATGCGATCGCCCGCACCCCAAACAGTTGTTGATCTACCCACCGTCACCCTCACCCTCGAAAGTCGGGGGCAAACCTTGACCTACCGGCTGAGCCAACCAGAGCATCGCTTGGGGCGGGATCAACAGTGGGCAGATTTCGTGGTACCCGATGAGCCACCGTGGTTAGTGATTTCTAGCCGCCATGCCGTTTTTAAGCAACAGGGGGCAACCTACTACCTTTTCGATGGCGATGGCAATCAACGCCGCAGTACCAACGGCACGTTCTACAATCGGCAGCGCATCGGCCTTGAGGAAGGCTTTGCCCTAGGGGAAACGCGGCGCCTAGAGATTGGCCAAGATCCGGCCAACAAAGTGCAGCTACTCGTGCAGATAGAGTTTTCGGGAACTGGCAGTCCCCCTCCCTTACCGCAGCAACGCCGCCTTGTCCTGAAAACCCTGAAGGAATGGCCGCTGACTTTAGGGCGTCAAGCCAGCAACAGTTATCAGCATTGGCAGCTGGATGCCCCCACGGTGTCTCTGCACCACGCCAGCATTGATCGCACGAGTGGGGGTCTCTATGTGCTACGGGATCTCGGCAGCAGCAACGGCACCTATGTCAACGACAAACTGCTCACAGCTCCCCACACGTTGCGCAACGGCGATCTCATTCGCATTGGGCCTTTTGTGCTTCTTTACCGTCAGGAGACCCTAGAGATCACGGATCAGGGCAGCCATGTTCGCATTGATGCTTGGGGATTGGAACGATGGGTGAAAACCCCCGCAGGCGATCGCCCCCTCTTAGCGGATGTCTGCTTTGTGGCGGAGCCAAAGCAACTGGTGGGGATTGTCGGGGGCAGTGGGACTGGTAAATCCACACTGCTCAAGGTGTTAATGGGACTTGCCCCTGTTCAGAAAGGACAGGTCTTGCTCAATGGTCTCAATCTGCATCGCAATATCGCTGCCTACCGCCACCAGATTGGCTATGTCCCCCAGGAGGATATTTTGCATTCTCGCCTAACCGTAGAGGAAGTTCTGAACTATGCGGCGCAACTGCGCTTACCCGCGGATACCGATGCCCAAACCCGCAAAGCAGCGATTCAGCGAGTGCTCGAACAGGTGCAGTTAACGGGAACAGAACAGCAACTGGTGGCCAATCTCAGTGGTGGTCAGCGCAAGCGAGTGAGTATTGCTGTCGAGCTATTGGCCAATCCCAAGCTCTTTTTCCTTGATGAACCCACTTCTGGTCTGGATCCGGGCTTGGACTTTTTGCTGATGCAGTTGCTGCGAGAATTGGCGGATCAGGAGCGCACGATTGTCTTGGTTACCCATGCCACAAGTCATGTGAACCTGTGCGATCGCCTGTTGGTGATGGGAGCCGGGGGGCGCCTTTGCTATTTTGGTCCTAGCGATCGCGCGCTTGCATTCTTTAGCCCTTCGAGCGATCGCCCCCTGCAGTCCGTGGCTGAAATCTATGCCCTCTTAACCCCCGAAAACAGTGCCCAGTGGAGTCAAAAATTTCGCCAATCCGCTGACTATCAACACTACCTTGCCAGCTACCTCAGCATGGGGCAGCACTATGAGCGCACCAGTGTTCTGGGGGGTGAGAGTCGTCCCAGTGCCGAACCCCCTCCCCAACAGCCGGCACCGCCTCACCTCTATCAATGGCGGGTATTGTGTCAACGCCAGTGGCAACTCCTGTGGCGCGATCGCCTGAGCCTTGTCTTAAATCTCATTAGCGTCCCCATAGCGCTGCTGCTCACCCGCTTTGCCATCGATCGCTCGCCTTTCCTGCCCCAAGATCCCCCCGGCCTGCTGCAAGCGGCGCAAACGCTGCGCATTCTCTTTGTCTTTACCTGTGCGTGTCTTTGGGTAGGACTCTCTGGCTGGGCACAGGCCTTGATCACAGAGGTGGCCATCTATCGCCGCGAACGCCTTGCTAATCTCAGTCTCTGGGCCTACATGGCAGCCAAACTCACCCTTGGCAAGGGCATGGCCTTGGTACAAACCCTCCTCATCACCCTTGTCGGACTATTGGCCTTTGGTCTGCCTAGAGGTGCGCTCCTCCCTTGGCCAGTGGGCTTTGGCATCACCACCTTCTTGACGCTAGTGGCCAGTCTCTGTTTGGGACTTTTGATCTCCGCTGCCGTGAATAACAGCGATCAAGCCAGCAAGATTTTACCGCCATTGCTCCTACCCCAAATTATTTTCGCTGGCGTCCTCTTTAAGCTCACGGGCGTTGCAACCGCTCTCTCTTGGCTGACGATTGGCCGTTGGACGATGGGTGCCTATGGTGCCTTGATTGATGTCAATGGCATGGTGCCACCGCCTTTAGATTTTGGCCTCTTTGAACCCCCTCCCCAACCCTTTGACCCCACCCCCGTCTATGCGCCCACTTGGGGCAATCTCCTCTTGAATTGGGGAATGCTAATTCTGCACAGCCTGATTTACACTGGGGTGGCGACGTATCTGCAACGGCGCAAAGGCTAG
- a CDS encoding fatty acid desaturase family protein yields the protein MTPSTSSSSLLSVAELQDLNQRSDWAGLRQLALHLGIICLSGAVWLTQLGARWWLAIPALFLYGTSLATMFATLHECSHRTAFATQRLNDAVAWLAGLLCFYNSDFYRRYHKWHHRYTQIPGKDPELDDPKPTNWREYLWELSGLPWWWGKLQTFWNLLLGRLERYPYITPEARPEVIRSARVQVMVYMGAIALSMTLGYPWFLLGWVLPLAVGQPVLRFILLAEHTHCSHDNNGLTNTRTTLTLWPIRLLMWNMPYHTEHHLYPSIPFHALAKAHAFLKPHLTHCVSGYFQVHRQIVAQFRSA from the coding sequence ATGACCCCATCAACGAGTTCCTCTAGCCTGCTCTCGGTGGCCGAGTTGCAAGACCTCAATCAACGCAGCGATTGGGCTGGCCTACGCCAACTAGCCCTGCATTTAGGCATCATCTGTTTGAGTGGTGCCGTATGGCTGACACAACTGGGAGCGCGCTGGTGGTTGGCTATTCCGGCTCTATTCCTCTATGGCACCAGTTTGGCAACGATGTTTGCGACGCTCCATGAGTGTTCCCACCGCACGGCTTTTGCGACTCAGCGCCTGAATGATGCGGTGGCGTGGTTGGCGGGGCTACTGTGCTTCTACAACAGTGATTTTTACCGCCGCTATCACAAATGGCACCATCGCTACACGCAAATTCCCGGCAAAGACCCAGAACTCGATGACCCCAAGCCGACCAATTGGCGGGAGTATTTGTGGGAACTGAGTGGCTTGCCTTGGTGGTGGGGTAAACTGCAAACCTTCTGGAATCTGCTCCTTGGTCGCTTGGAGCGCTATCCTTACATTACGCCAGAAGCCCGTCCCGAAGTGATCCGCTCGGCACGAGTGCAAGTAATGGTTTACATGGGGGCGATCGCCCTCTCAATGACATTGGGCTATCCTTGGTTTCTCTTGGGCTGGGTGCTGCCCCTTGCAGTGGGTCAGCCCGTACTGCGGTTCATTTTGCTGGCCGAGCACACCCATTGCAGTCACGATAACAATGGCTTAACCAACACGCGCACGACGCTGACGCTCTGGCCGATTCGTCTGCTGATGTGGAATATGCCCTACCACACGGAGCATCACCTCTATCCTTCCATTCCTTTCCATGCCCTTGCCAAGGCACATGCCTTCCTGAAACCCCATTTGACCCACTGCGTTTCGGGCTACTTTCAGGTGCACCGCCAAATTGTGGCGCAGTTTCGCTCCGCATGA
- a CDS encoding alpha/beta fold hydrolase, translated as MSWGTWQTPNFPLACGVTLPTLKLVYATYGEYRGNNAILYPTSYGAQHPDIDWLIHPDGILNPQEWFVIIINMLGNGLSTSPSNNPHCGLREAGFWFTHWDNIRAQAQLLEEVFGIERLALIYGWSMGAQQAYYWGVHFGDRVQRIAALCGTARTTDHNRLFLESLRAALTADPAWEGQQFQGVPDRGYRAFSYIYASWAASQAFYRQGIYRSLGYSSLADYIQQGWEANYCRRDPHDLLAMIDTWLHCDVSSLPPDGDYAAALGQITAKTLVMASSTDLYFTPEDCQAAAALIPHARFQVIDSIWGHRAGNPRQNPADAAVIRKAVADLLATS; from the coding sequence ATGAGCTGGGGGACGTGGCAAACCCCCAACTTTCCCCTTGCCTGTGGCGTGACGTTGCCAACTTTGAAGCTTGTCTATGCCACCTATGGAGAGTATCGGGGCAACAATGCCATTCTCTATCCCACCTCCTATGGCGCCCAGCACCCTGATATAGATTGGCTGATCCATCCCGACGGGATCCTCAATCCCCAAGAGTGGTTTGTCATTATCATCAATATGCTGGGGAATGGCCTCTCTACCTCCCCCAGTAATAACCCCCACTGTGGCCTGCGGGAAGCGGGCTTTTGGTTTACTCATTGGGACAATATCCGTGCCCAAGCCCAACTGCTGGAAGAGGTTTTTGGTATTGAGCGGTTAGCCCTCATTTATGGCTGGTCGATGGGGGCACAACAGGCCTATTATTGGGGTGTGCATTTTGGCGATCGCGTCCAACGGATTGCTGCCCTTTGTGGCACCGCCCGCACCACGGATCACAATCGCCTCTTTTTGGAGAGTTTGCGGGCAGCCTTGACAGCAGATCCCGCTTGGGAGGGTCAGCAGTTTCAGGGTGTTCCCGATCGCGGGTATCGTGCCTTTAGCTATATCTATGCCAGTTGGGCAGCCTCTCAGGCCTTCTATCGTCAAGGCATTTACCGCAGCTTAGGCTACAGCTCTCTGGCTGACTATATCCAACAGGGTTGGGAAGCCAATTATTGCCGTCGTGATCCCCATGACTTGTTGGCCATGATTGACACGTGGTTGCACTGTGATGTCAGTTCTCTCCCTCCCGATGGCGATTACGCAGCTGCCCTTGGGCAAATTACAGCCAAAACCCTCGTGATGGCTAGTAGTACCGACCTTTACTTTACCCCAGAAGATTGTCAGGCGGCGGCGGCTCTGATTCCCCATGCCCGCTTTCAGGTGATTGATTCAATTTGGGGACACCGCGCGGGCAATCCTCGTCAAAACCCGGCGGATGCTGCGGTGATTCGCAAAGCCGTAGCGGACCTGTTAGCCACGTCCTAA
- a CDS encoding amylo-alpha-1,6-glucosidase, with protein sequence MESDVVSLYGRDYIPIVAPPPPATKIQTHPKTVPVLKDDDVLLICDELGNICNDEQQTAITGLFCHDTRFLSQAELRVGGDRPVLLSFHCTGSHALKVVCTNPKQATLPAEALAIERFLVVRGALFETILITNHQVQPAVVDIQLTFAADFQDLFEIRQYGGGRPQRGQTLQPVSCELRHTKGRADLCFAYQGLDGALMETQVQFLGTPPDRLDDTTATWHLKLEPQGYHSIHYCVRPFTNGAPTAHVPVPSSLAAADQAAQQERQRWWSDCTEIITSNPQWNRILRRGMADLYMLLQSFGHGKVLTAGIPWFATLFGRDSIISAMQTLILNPAIARDTLRTLAHYQGKQVCPERDEQPGKILHELRFGEMARNREIPHTPYYGTVDATPLWLMLYADYYAWTGDRTTLEQLWPHALAAMNWIDQQMAATGYLTYDRKAAKGIDNQGWKDSGNCIVNRRGELAHGPIALCEVQGYVYAAKIRLSAIAQEFGYGEWGDRWRQQATDLKARFNRDFWLEPEGFYALALDGEGRAVDSLTSNAGQCLMTGICDPEKAQRVGQRLRLPDLFNGWGIRTLSSTSPAYNPIGYHLGSVWPHDTGLIALGLRAIGDSHFALTLVDTLFDMACRQPDLRPPELFCGFDRQTYPQPVQYPVACSPQAWATGSLFQFIQIMVWPLVDAPQGKFSVYQPLLPASIEELHIRNLRVGDTRFHLRLWRSGENGCDWELHSA encoded by the coding sequence ATGGAGAGTGACGTTGTTTCCCTGTACGGGCGCGATTACATTCCGATTGTCGCCCCACCCCCGCCCGCCACTAAGATTCAAACCCACCCCAAAACAGTTCCCGTTCTCAAGGACGACGACGTGCTGCTCATCTGTGATGAGTTGGGCAACATCTGCAATGACGAGCAGCAAACAGCCATTACAGGCCTCTTTTGTCACGATACCCGCTTCCTCAGTCAAGCGGAGTTGCGAGTGGGTGGCGATCGCCCGGTGCTGCTGAGTTTTCATTGTACGGGTAGCCATGCCCTCAAGGTGGTGTGCACCAATCCCAAGCAAGCTACTCTACCCGCGGAGGCACTGGCGATCGAGCGATTCCTTGTGGTGCGCGGTGCCCTTTTTGAAACGATTCTAATTACCAACCACCAAGTACAGCCCGCAGTGGTGGATATTCAGCTTACCTTTGCGGCAGACTTTCAAGATTTATTTGAAATTCGTCAGTATGGGGGGGGGCGGCCGCAACGGGGACAGACTTTGCAACCCGTCAGTTGTGAATTGCGCCACACCAAGGGACGCGCTGATCTCTGCTTTGCTTACCAAGGCCTTGATGGTGCCTTGATGGAGACCCAAGTGCAGTTCTTGGGCACCCCTCCGGATCGTCTTGATGACACCACCGCTACATGGCACCTCAAGCTAGAACCGCAAGGCTACCACAGCATTCACTATTGCGTCCGTCCCTTTACCAATGGAGCACCCACGGCTCACGTACCGGTACCCTCCTCCCTTGCGGCTGCTGATCAAGCGGCCCAACAGGAACGACAACGGTGGTGGTCAGACTGTACGGAAATTATCACTTCAAATCCGCAGTGGAATCGCATCCTACGGCGGGGGATGGCGGATCTCTACATGCTTTTGCAGTCCTTTGGCCATGGCAAGGTCTTGACCGCTGGAATTCCTTGGTTTGCCACGCTCTTTGGCCGTGACTCCATCATCTCAGCAATGCAAACGCTGATCTTGAATCCAGCGATCGCCCGTGATACGCTGCGCACCCTTGCCCACTATCAAGGGAAGCAGGTCTGTCCTGAGCGCGATGAGCAACCGGGGAAAATTCTCCATGAACTGCGTTTTGGCGAGATGGCGCGCAACCGCGAAATTCCCCACACGCCCTACTACGGTACGGTTGATGCCACCCCCCTGTGGCTAATGCTCTATGCTGATTACTATGCATGGACAGGCGATCGCACCACCTTAGAGCAGTTATGGCCCCATGCCCTTGCGGCAATGAATTGGATTGATCAGCAAATGGCTGCCACGGGCTACCTCACCTACGATCGCAAAGCAGCAAAGGGAATTGATAACCAAGGCTGGAAGGACTCTGGCAACTGTATTGTCAACCGCCGTGGTGAACTGGCTCACGGCCCCATTGCCCTCTGTGAGGTGCAAGGTTATGTCTATGCAGCGAAAATACGCCTGAGTGCAATTGCCCAAGAATTTGGCTATGGAGAGTGGGGCGATCGCTGGCGGCAGCAAGCAACGGATCTCAAGGCTCGCTTTAACCGCGACTTTTGGCTTGAACCGGAGGGATTTTATGCCCTTGCCCTCGATGGTGAGGGTCGTGCCGTTGATAGCCTCACCTCCAATGCAGGTCAGTGCTTGATGACGGGTATTTGCGACCCCGAGAAAGCCCAGCGAGTAGGGCAACGCCTGCGGCTGCCGGACTTGTTTAATGGTTGGGGCATTCGTACCCTCAGCAGCACCTCCCCTGCCTACAATCCCATCGGCTACCACTTGGGTTCTGTGTGGCCCCACGATACGGGCCTGATTGCTTTGGGGCTGCGTGCCATTGGCGACAGCCACTTTGCGTTAACCTTAGTGGACACCCTTTTTGATATGGCCTGTCGGCAGCCAGATTTGCGCCCGCCAGAACTGTTCTGTGGGTTCGATCGCCAGACCTATCCCCAACCGGTGCAATATCCAGTGGCCTGTTCCCCCCAAGCATGGGCGACGGGGAGTCTGTTTCAGTTTATTCAGATCATGGTTTGGCCGCTCGTGGATGCGCCCCAAGGTAAGTTCTCAGTGTATCAGCCCCTGTTGCCCGCCAGTATTGAGGAACTCCACATCCGTAACCTGCGGGTCGGAGACACTCGCTTTCACCTGCGGCTCTGGCGCAGCGGCGAGAATGGCTGTGACTGGGAACTGCATTCAGCGTAA